In Trichocoleus desertorum NBK24, the following are encoded in one genomic region:
- a CDS encoding NAD(P)/FAD-dependent oxidoreductase — MTQQTTRICILGGGFGGLYTALKLSQLPWNKLEKPEIILVDQRDRFLFSPLLYELVTGELQTWEIAPPYTELLANTDIRFCQNEVAGIDTQAQQVQLQDGPTLSYDYLVLAMGGETPLDLVPGAAEYALPFRTLADAYALEERLRLLEASEADKIRIAIVGAGYSGVELACKLADRLGDRGRLRLVEQADQILRASPEFNREAAQKALEERGIWLDLETKVESLGPETISLEYKGQVDTIPAELVLWTVGTRINPIVSSLPLKQNQRGQLVTTPTLQVMDHTKIFALGDLADCRDAEGKQIPPTAQAAFQQADYTSWNLWASITGRPLLPFRYQNLGEVMTLGTDNATFTGMGLKLEGTLAHLARRLAYLYRLPTLEHQLKVGLNWIASPVLEWLTPSL, encoded by the coding sequence ATGACTCAACAAACAACCCGTATTTGTATTCTCGGTGGCGGCTTTGGGGGACTTTACACCGCCCTCAAGCTCAGTCAGCTACCTTGGAATAAGCTGGAAAAGCCTGAAATTATTCTGGTAGACCAGCGCGATCGCTTTTTGTTCTCCCCCCTCCTTTACGAACTCGTCACGGGAGAGCTACAAACCTGGGAAATTGCCCCTCCCTATACCGAACTACTCGCCAACACAGACATTCGCTTCTGCCAAAACGAAGTCGCTGGGATCGACACGCAAGCCCAGCAAGTACAACTACAAGACGGCCCCACCCTTAGCTACGACTACCTGGTGCTAGCGATGGGCGGTGAAACTCCCTTAGACTTGGTGCCTGGGGCGGCGGAATATGCCCTGCCATTCCGGACACTGGCAGATGCTTACGCCCTCGAAGAAAGATTACGCCTCCTAGAAGCCTCAGAAGCCGACAAGATCCGGATTGCGATCGTCGGGGCAGGCTATAGCGGTGTGGAATTAGCTTGCAAACTGGCTGATCGCTTGGGCGATCGCGGTCGGTTACGCCTCGTAGAGCAAGCCGATCAAATCTTGAGAGCTTCGCCAGAGTTCAACCGAGAAGCAGCTCAGAAAGCCCTCGAAGAACGTGGCATCTGGTTAGATTTAGAGACCAAAGTCGAGTCCTTGGGGCCAGAAACAATTTCACTAGAGTACAAAGGGCAGGTTGACACCATTCCAGCCGAGTTGGTGTTGTGGACGGTGGGCACTCGCATCAACCCCATCGTCAGCTCTCTACCGCTAAAGCAAAATCAGCGGGGGCAACTCGTCACCACCCCGACATTGCAGGTGATGGATCACACCAAAATTTTTGCCCTTGGTGATCTAGCAGACTGTCGAGATGCCGAAGGCAAACAAATTCCTCCCACCGCCCAAGCCGCCTTCCAGCAAGCTGATTATACCAGTTGGAACCTATGGGCCTCGATCACAGGACGACCACTTCTACCCTTCCGCTATCAGAATTTAGGCGAAGTCATGACCCTGGGTACTGACAACGCCACCTTCACCGGAATGGGCCTCAAACTGGAAGGAACGTTAGCTCATCTAGCCCGTCGCTTAGCTTACCTCTACCGTTTACCCACCCTGGAGCACCAATTAAAAGTGGGCCTAAACTGGATTGCCAGCCCTGTCTTGGAGTGGTTAACCCCATCTTTATAG
- a CDS encoding DNA double-strand break repair nuclease NurA: MALKSAQVLALLQAKQADFKTFDQTALNALQKYRAALAEASQKTAATLEKMLATARHSGASPLETVGNSPNWVIASNLAWQNREQSLSWVRDRLIGIATFAVDGSQIFPTKDFSIPVALVQIGWFENLHLPSGTYEKDVAVDVMTPADLKVRHSGEPVDRRVNMRRFEMETQRLIQYMQEHKNCNDCLVFFDGSLIATFAEAFDPDTRAFYVDCLLELLQTSEDYRVPLVAYIDTSYARDLTVMLQQGFHLPEANSIHDAQLLGKFMSWGDRTPLFLCQRSGILAQYQEQANKIAFTYLKTTHDGYPARLEMPVWMHQAGIVDRVLDWVRGEVVIGNGYPYVIETADQTAVLQADDRQTFYRIFQDWAEREELNLRLSRKMVSKARRR, encoded by the coding sequence ATGGCTCTCAAATCTGCTCAAGTACTAGCCCTACTCCAAGCCAAGCAAGCTGACTTCAAAACCTTTGACCAGACTGCACTGAATGCACTCCAGAAGTATCGCGCTGCCTTAGCTGAAGCCTCTCAAAAGACGGCAGCAACCCTAGAGAAAATGTTAGCCACCGCTCGGCACTCAGGAGCCAGCCCGCTAGAGACTGTGGGCAATTCTCCTAATTGGGTGATCGCCTCAAATTTGGCTTGGCAGAACCGAGAGCAGAGCTTGAGTTGGGTGCGCGATCGCTTAATTGGCATTGCCACCTTTGCCGTGGATGGTTCCCAAATTTTCCCCACTAAAGATTTTTCGATTCCGGTGGCTCTGGTGCAGATTGGTTGGTTCGAGAACTTGCATCTCCCTAGCGGCACGTACGAAAAGGATGTAGCGGTGGATGTGATGACTCCGGCTGACTTAAAAGTGCGCCATAGTGGAGAACCTGTCGATCGCCGTGTCAATATGCGACGGTTTGAGATGGAGACGCAGCGGTTAATCCAGTACATGCAGGAACACAAAAACTGCAATGACTGCTTAGTCTTTTTTGATGGTTCTTTAATTGCGACGTTCGCCGAAGCGTTCGATCCAGACACACGCGCCTTCTATGTCGATTGCCTCCTGGAACTGCTACAAACTAGCGAAGATTATCGAGTGCCGCTGGTAGCCTACATCGACACCTCCTACGCTCGCGACTTGACGGTGATGTTGCAGCAAGGCTTTCACTTACCAGAAGCCAACTCGATTCATGATGCCCAGTTGCTCGGCAAGTTCATGAGTTGGGGCGATCGCACTCCCCTATTTCTCTGCCAGCGATCGGGGATTTTGGCCCAATATCAAGAGCAAGCCAACAAAATCGCCTTCACCTACCTCAAAACCACCCATGACGGCTATCCCGCCCGCTTAGAAATGCCTGTCTGGATGCACCAAGCAGGTATAGTCGATCGCGTCTTAGATTGGGTGCGGGGTGAAGTCGTCATTGGTAATGGCTACCCTTATGTAATTGAAACGGCTGACCAAACCGCTGTCCTCCAAGCAGACGATCGCCAGACGTTCTACCGCATTTTCCAAGACTGGGCAGAGCGAGAAGAATTGAATCTGCGCTTGTCCCGCAAGATGGTAAGCAAAGCCCGTCGTCGTTAA
- a CDS encoding ABC transporter permease subunit (The N-terminal region of this protein, as described by TIGR01726, is a three transmembrane segment that identifies a subfamily of ABC transporter permease subunits, which specificities that include histidine, arginine, glutamine, glutamate, L-cystine (sic), the opines (in Agrobacterium) octopine and nopaline, etc.), which produces MPNFLRSRWLQRFVLGCSCLLLILLGHLVSVAQAQQVLKVGTEPAFPPFEFQAPGGGLQGFDIDLMQAIAQAEGLQVEFQSLPFDGLIPALQARTVDAAISSMTITAERQQTVDFSRPYFKAGLAIAVRANNTSTTDLASLQNQTIGVQIGTTGAETARKILGATIRTFDSAPLALQALLNGNVSAVINDAPVTLYAIKANNLTGIKVTSQLLTEEFYGIATPKNSPNLAKINAGLTRILSNGTYDQIYRKWFNAQAPSLGTATVPGSTSQAETAPSATSGAVITRALPILLQGALITLQLTALSVLLGLIGGTLMGLARLSASRPLRWFARIYIDFFRGTPLLVQILMIYFGIPALVQGLGFTFTFDRLGAAVLALSLNSTAYLAEIVRAGIQSVEMGQVEAAQSLGLGPGQALRYVVFPQAFRRMLPPLGNEFITLLKDTSLVSVIGFEELLRRGQLIVADNYRAFEIYAAVALVYLVLNLLSSQAFSFLETRMNPSRRSRQPNSD; this is translated from the coding sequence ATGCCGAATTTTTTAAGGTCACGTTGGCTGCAACGCTTTGTGTTGGGTTGCAGTTGTTTGCTGCTGATTCTGCTGGGCCACTTGGTTTCCGTAGCTCAGGCTCAGCAAGTTCTCAAAGTTGGAACTGAACCTGCTTTTCCGCCGTTTGAGTTTCAAGCACCGGGGGGTGGGCTGCAAGGGTTTGATATTGATTTGATGCAGGCGATCGCCCAAGCGGAAGGGTTGCAGGTGGAGTTCCAAAGTTTGCCGTTTGATGGCTTAATTCCGGCTTTGCAAGCCAGAACCGTTGATGCGGCAATTAGTTCGATGACGATTACGGCAGAGCGGCAGCAAACGGTGGATTTCTCGCGACCTTATTTCAAGGCTGGATTGGCGATCGCGGTTCGGGCCAACAATACCAGCACAACTGATTTAGCCAGTTTGCAGAATCAGACCATCGGGGTCCAGATTGGCACTACAGGCGCAGAAACCGCCCGCAAAATTCTTGGTGCCACTATTCGCACGTTTGATTCGGCTCCCTTAGCATTGCAAGCCCTACTCAACGGCAATGTCAGTGCGGTGATCAATGATGCACCTGTAACGTTGTATGCAATCAAAGCCAACAACCTCACCGGGATTAAGGTCACAAGCCAACTGCTGACGGAGGAGTTTTATGGCATTGCCACGCCCAAGAATTCACCAAACTTAGCCAAGATTAATGCTGGCTTGACCCGCATCCTCAGCAATGGCACCTATGACCAGATCTACCGTAAATGGTTTAACGCGCAGGCTCCTTCACTCGGTACGGCTACGGTTCCTGGTTCAACTTCTCAAGCTGAAACCGCTCCCTCAGCTACTTCCGGTGCGGTCATTACGCGAGCCTTACCCATCCTGCTACAAGGTGCTTTGATTACGCTGCAATTAACTGCGCTTTCCGTCTTGTTGGGATTAATCGGTGGCACGTTGATGGGGTTAGCTCGGCTCTCTGCTTCTCGGCCTTTGCGTTGGTTCGCCAGAATCTACATTGACTTTTTTCGAGGCACACCGCTACTGGTGCAGATCTTGATGATCTACTTTGGCATCCCAGCCTTAGTGCAAGGGCTAGGTTTCACCTTTACATTCGATCGCCTGGGTGCAGCCGTGTTGGCTCTCAGTCTCAACAGCACAGCTTATCTGGCTGAAATTGTGCGAGCGGGGATTCAGTCAGTCGAGATGGGCCAAGTAGAAGCAGCGCAATCTCTGGGTTTAGGGCCAGGACAAGCGCTGCGCTATGTGGTTTTCCCGCAGGCGTTTCGGCGCATGTTGCCACCTTTGGGCAATGAGTTCATCACCCTGCTGAAAGATACGAGTTTGGTTTCTGTAATTGGGTTTGAGGAACTCCTCCGCCGAGGGCAGTTGATTGTGGCTGACAATTACCGCGCCTTTGAAATTTACGCTGCTGTAGCCCTAGTCTACTTAGTGCTAAATCTACTTTCTTCTCAAGCCTTTAGCTTCCTAGAAACTCGGATGAACCCCTCCCGACGATCGCGCCAACCTAACTCTGATTAA
- a CDS encoding pentapeptide repeat-containing protein has translation MNAAELLRRYAAGERDFSKTDLWGINLSKASLSGINFSKSDLSGANLQGLNLSQSDLSGANLDEVDLSGANLQGINLSRANLSSANLRWALLNRANLSGTNLSKAILSKANLNGVNLNGANLNNANLWGANLCEALLQEIDLSGANLRGAYLCGATISGDLSCANLSGANLNGAVLSGANLEDAILSEAILSSANLWGANLRGAKLRGADLGRADLGHADLTEVNLSKADLAMAKLIKTNLTGAILSGANLRGTNLSETDLSTANLMGTDLRGAIMPNNTIHS, from the coding sequence ATGAATGCTGCTGAGCTTCTGAGGCGTTATGCGGCAGGAGAACGGGATTTTAGCAAAACCGACCTGTGGGGGATTAATTTAAGCAAGGCCAGCCTTAGCGGCATTAACTTCAGCAAATCAGATTTGAGTGGGGCCAATCTGCAAGGACTTAACCTGAGCCAATCGGATCTGAGTGGAGCTAATTTAGACGAGGTGGACTTGAGCGGGGCCAACCTTCAAGGCATCAATTTGAGCCGAGCCAACCTCAGTAGTGCTAATCTGCGCTGGGCCTTACTCAACCGCGCCAACCTAAGCGGCACTAACCTAAGTAAGGCGATTTTGAGTAAAGCCAACTTGAATGGAGTCAACTTGAATGGGGCGAACCTCAACAACGCTAATCTCTGGGGAGCCAATTTGTGTGAAGCACTCTTACAGGAAATTGACCTCAGCGGGGCCAACCTGCGAGGGGCTTACCTTTGTGGTGCCACCATCAGCGGTGATTTGAGTTGCGCGAATTTGAGCGGGGCTAACTTGAATGGAGCGGTGCTGTCAGGGGCTAACTTAGAGGATGCAATTTTAAGTGAAGCCATTTTGAGCAGTGCTAATCTGTGGGGAGCCAACCTTCGAGGGGCCAAGCTGCGGGGCGCAGATCTAGGCAGAGCCGATTTAGGTCATGCAGATTTAACTGAAGTCAATCTCAGCAAAGCGGACTTGGCAATGGCTAAGCTGATCAAGACTAATCTGACAGGTGCAATCCTTAGCGGCGCTAACCTACGCGGCACAAATCTCAGCGAAACAGACTTGAGTACTGCCAACTTGATGGGTACGGATTTGCGGGGCGCGATTATGCCCAACAACACCATTCATAGTTGA
- a CDS encoding amino acid ABC transporter ATP-binding protein: MDSSTPAILFEQVEKSFGDLRVLQGVSGAVHPGEVVAVIGPSGCGKSTMLRCFNRLETINSGRLLVNGMDLSAPRLKMNQLRHLRSQVGMVFQQFNLFPHLSVLENLTLAPQKALGKSRAESIELAQTYLAKVGLAHKATAYPDQLSGGQKQRVAIARSLCMNPRIILFDEPTSALDPELVGEVLQVMQQLAEDGMTMIIVTHEMQFAREVAHRVLFLHQGQIEETGPAREVLTQPQSDRLRAFLSRMGREG; encoded by the coding sequence ATGGATAGCAGCACTCCCGCAATCTTGTTTGAGCAGGTAGAAAAAAGCTTTGGTGACTTGAGAGTTCTACAGGGAGTCAGCGGTGCCGTCCATCCGGGAGAAGTCGTCGCTGTCATTGGCCCCTCCGGATGTGGCAAAAGCACTATGCTCCGCTGCTTCAACCGCCTCGAAACCATCAACAGCGGACGCTTACTTGTCAACGGCATGGATCTATCAGCACCCCGACTGAAAATGAACCAATTACGCCACCTGCGATCGCAAGTTGGCATGGTCTTTCAACAATTCAACCTGTTTCCCCACCTCAGCGTCCTCGAAAACCTCACCCTCGCCCCCCAAAAAGCCCTCGGCAAATCCCGCGCCGAAAGCATAGAACTCGCCCAGACCTACTTAGCAAAAGTCGGCTTAGCTCACAAAGCCACCGCCTACCCCGACCAACTCTCCGGCGGCCAAAAACAGCGAGTCGCGATCGCCCGCAGCCTCTGCATGAACCCCAGAATCATCCTCTTCGATGAACCCACCAGTGCCCTCGACCCCGAACTCGTCGGCGAAGTCCTGCAAGTCATGCAACAACTCGCTGAAGACGGGATGACCATGATCATCGTCACCCACGAAATGCAATTTGCCCGCGAAGTCGCCCACCGTGTTCTCTTCCTCCACCAAGGCCAAATCGAAGAAACTGGCCCTGCCCGCGAAGTCCTCACTCAGCCACAGAGCGATCGCCTGCGAGCCTTCTTGAGTCGAATGGGAAGAGAGGGGTGA
- a CDS encoding HAD-IA family hydrolase → MEQPRVIFLDAVGTLFGIQGSVGTLYSQLAQQFGVEVSEAELNLAFGQSFRRSSPAAFPDAEPSEIPVLEFEWWQAIAQETFAQAGVLQQFSDFATFFKQLYAYFATATPWFVYPEVPAVLEQWRSQGIELGILSNFDSRLYSVLDALDLAKFFTSITISTEVGAAKPNPNIFAAGLKKHDCAAIAAWHIGDSYQEDYEAAQAVGLTGIWLNRTEKSVPIRSYSSTSSAILMPDHKPRSIRDLSEVSTGWLNP, encoded by the coding sequence ATGGAGCAACCTAGAGTAATTTTTTTGGATGCCGTGGGGACTTTGTTTGGCATCCAGGGCAGCGTGGGGACTCTTTACAGCCAACTCGCTCAGCAATTTGGTGTGGAAGTGTCTGAAGCTGAGTTGAATTTGGCTTTTGGTCAGAGTTTTCGACGCAGTAGCCCAGCCGCTTTTCCTGACGCTGAGCCGAGTGAAATTCCTGTTCTAGAGTTTGAGTGGTGGCAGGCGATCGCGCAAGAAACGTTTGCCCAAGCGGGAGTTCTGCAACAATTCTCAGATTTTGCTACCTTTTTTAAGCAGCTTTATGCTTACTTTGCAACGGCAACGCCTTGGTTTGTGTATCCAGAAGTACCAGCGGTTTTAGAGCAATGGCGATCGCAGGGGATTGAGTTGGGGATACTGTCTAATTTTGACTCGCGGCTGTATTCTGTACTAGATGCGCTCGATCTAGCAAAATTTTTTACCTCGATTACGATCTCTACGGAGGTGGGTGCTGCCAAACCTAACCCCAACATTTTTGCGGCGGGTTTAAAGAAGCATGACTGTGCGGCGATCGCTGCTTGGCACATTGGCGACAGCTATCAAGAAGACTATGAAGCTGCGCAAGCTGTAGGGCTAACTGGAATTTGGTTAAACCGTACTGAAAAGTCAGTGCCGATTCGTAGTTACTCCTCAACTTCATCCGCCATACTCATGCCTGATCACAAACCCCGATCCATTCGTGACCTGAGCGAAGTGAGCACTGGGTGGCTCAACCCCTAA
- a CDS encoding mechanosensitive ion channel family protein, with translation MTALVQEVRSSLLNLIGQAVEAFPGFVLALIVLLLTRYVANVVQNITSATAGRMVRSQSLRSLLIQMSYVATWVTGVVIASVMAFPDLGVGDIIGLLGLGSVAIGFAFQDIFKNFLAGVLLLLNEPFRLHDQIIVSDFEGTVEEITIRSTQIRTYQGERVVIPNSIVFTSPVQVLTAMPHRRTDLAIGVDYNTPLPQVIQSFLETVNQVDGVLTKPAAEVDIVGFGESSIDLMVRYWTAPTMAVVRRTRTNVMIALKEACDRAGVSIPYPIRTVYFYDQQQFKEAVVDGSSGAVLDGRRTDARRS, from the coding sequence ATGACTGCGCTGGTTCAAGAAGTTCGCTCTAGTTTGTTGAATCTAATTGGTCAGGCTGTGGAGGCATTTCCAGGGTTTGTCCTGGCTCTGATTGTGCTGCTATTGACTCGTTATGTAGCCAATGTGGTGCAAAATATTACGTCTGCCACAGCAGGCCGCATGGTGCGGAGCCAATCTCTGCGATCGCTGCTGATTCAGATGAGTTATGTCGCCACTTGGGTTACTGGAGTAGTGATCGCTAGTGTGATGGCATTTCCCGATTTAGGTGTGGGTGACATCATTGGCTTGTTGGGGCTAGGCTCGGTGGCGATCGGTTTTGCCTTTCAAGACATCTTCAAAAATTTCTTGGCGGGTGTTTTGTTGCTATTAAATGAGCCGTTTCGCCTCCACGACCAGATCATTGTGAGTGACTTTGAAGGCACGGTGGAAGAGATCACGATTCGCTCCACTCAAATTCGCACCTATCAAGGCGAACGAGTGGTCATTCCCAACTCCATTGTGTTCACGAGTCCCGTGCAAGTCTTAACGGCAATGCCCCATCGCCGCACTGATTTAGCCATTGGTGTTGATTACAACACGCCTCTACCCCAAGTCATCCAATCTTTTCTGGAGACGGTGAACCAGGTTGATGGAGTTTTGACTAAACCAGCGGCAGAAGTCGATATTGTGGGTTTTGGTGAAAGCTCTATTGATCTCATGGTGCGCTATTGGACAGCTCCGACTATGGCTGTCGTTCGGCGCACCCGTACCAATGTGATGATTGCCTTAAAGGAAGCTTGCGATCGCGCTGGCGTTTCCATTCCTTATCCGATTCGTACCGTTTATTTTTACGATCAGCAGCAGTTTAAGGAAGCAGTAGTCGATGGGTCATCTGGGGCAGTGCTCGATGGGAGACGGACTGATGCTAGACGTAGCTAA
- a CDS encoding response regulator has product MVPLILSVDDYEDDRLLSAFFLESLGYQSITAPDGETALALTQRYQPNLILLDLCLPGMNGLEVVRCLKQNPQTATIPVIAVTAMIVQGSTIFNASALCSREQALLAGCDDYVTKPYTLEEIESILCRHLSQSLSFS; this is encoded by the coding sequence ATGGTGCCTTTGATTTTATCTGTAGACGATTATGAAGACGATCGCCTGCTAAGCGCCTTTTTTCTAGAAAGCCTTGGTTACCAAAGCATTACGGCTCCTGATGGCGAAACGGCTTTAGCCCTAACCCAACGCTACCAACCGAACTTAATTTTACTAGACCTCTGTTTGCCAGGAATGAACGGTCTAGAGGTGGTTCGTTGTCTTAAACAAAATCCACAAACGGCAACGATTCCTGTCATTGCTGTCACAGCGATGATAGTGCAGGGCAGTACAATTTTTAACGCTTCAGCACTGTGCAGCCGTGAACAAGCCTTACTCGCAGGCTGCGATGATTACGTGACTAAGCCCTATACCCTTGAGGAAATAGAGAGCATTCTTTGTCGTCATCTGAGCCAATCCCTAAGTTTCTCTTGA
- a CDS encoding 4-hydroxy-3-methylbut-2-enyl diphosphate reductase: MDTKAFKRSLNSSENYHRKGFGHEAEVATLLESEYQSGLIQQIRDNDYTLQRGDVKIRLAEAFGFCWGVERAVAMAYETRQHFPTERIWITNEIIHNPSVNQRLREMQVEFIEVNQGQKDFSGVAQGDVVILPAFGASVQEMQLLNERSCTIVDTTCPWVSKVWNTVEKHKKGTYTSIIHGKYNHEETIATSSFAGIYLVVLNLAEAEYVCNYILNGGDREEFLAKFRKACSEGFDPDKDLERIGIANQTTMLKGETEQIGKMFERTMLKKYGPAELNQHFLSFNTICDATQERQDAMFKLVDEQVDLMMVIGGYNSSNTTHLQEIAVERGIPSYHIDCVERILSRDRIEHKPLNCEIEVAENWLPDGPLVIGVTSGASTPDKVVEDVIERIFDLKASVAVG; this comes from the coding sequence ATGGATACTAAAGCCTTCAAACGGTCACTCAACAGTTCTGAGAACTATCATCGCAAGGGGTTTGGGCATGAGGCCGAAGTTGCCACCCTCTTAGAGTCAGAATATCAGAGCGGTTTGATTCAGCAAATCCGAGACAACGACTATACGCTACAGCGGGGTGACGTAAAGATTCGGCTGGCAGAGGCATTTGGCTTTTGTTGGGGAGTGGAGCGAGCGGTGGCAATGGCTTACGAAACCCGCCAGCACTTCCCCACCGAGCGGATTTGGATTACGAATGAAATTATCCATAACCCTTCGGTCAACCAACGTCTGCGGGAAATGCAGGTGGAGTTTATTGAGGTCAACCAGGGGCAAAAAGACTTTTCTGGGGTAGCGCAAGGCGATGTGGTGATTCTGCCTGCGTTTGGGGCCAGTGTGCAGGAAATGCAATTGCTGAATGAGCGAAGCTGCACCATTGTAGACACGACTTGTCCTTGGGTGTCAAAGGTGTGGAACACGGTGGAGAAGCACAAGAAAGGCACTTACACCTCGATTATTCATGGCAAATACAACCATGAGGAAACGATCGCGACGAGTTCGTTTGCCGGAATTTACTTGGTCGTGCTGAATCTGGCTGAGGCTGAGTATGTTTGCAATTACATTTTGAACGGGGGCGATCGCGAGGAGTTTTTAGCCAAGTTCCGCAAAGCTTGTTCAGAAGGCTTTGATCCAGATAAGGATTTGGAGCGGATTGGGATTGCTAACCAAACCACGATGCTCAAGGGCGAAACTGAGCAGATTGGCAAAATGTTTGAGCGTACAATGCTGAAGAAGTATGGCCCTGCGGAATTGAATCAACATTTCCTCAGCTTCAATACCATCTGCGATGCCACGCAAGAGCGCCAAGATGCCATGTTTAAGCTGGTGGATGAGCAGGTAGACCTGATGATGGTCATCGGTGGTTATAACTCATCGAATACCACTCACTTACAAGAAATTGCGGTAGAGCGGGGCATTCCCTCTTATCACATTGATTGTGTAGAGCGGATTCTGTCGCGCGATCGCATTGAGCACAAGCCGTTAAATTGTGAGATTGAGGTGGCTGAGAACTGGTTACCGGATGGGCCTTTGGTGATTGGGGTGACTTCGGGGGCTTCTACGCCGGATAAGGTGGTGGAGGATGTAATTGAGCGGATTTTTGATTTGAAGGCATCTGTTGCGGTTGGTTAA